A section of the Streptomyces sp. V3I8 genome encodes:
- a CDS encoding cysteine hydrolase family protein: MDEARTGNTALIVIDMISTYDHEDAEQLLPAARKALPAVARLLERARERDVPVIYVNDNFGEWRSHLGEIMETALAGPHADLVEPVRPDDTSLFVVKARHSIFYETPLSHLLNQLGVGHVVLCGQLTEQCVLYSALDAHIRQLEVTIPEDAVAHIHADLADAALRMMERNMGARIASAETARL; encoded by the coding sequence ATGGACGAAGCCCGGACCGGGAACACCGCGCTGATCGTCATCGACATGATCAGCACCTACGACCACGAGGACGCCGAGCAGCTGCTCCCGGCGGCGCGCAAGGCACTGCCCGCGGTGGCCCGCCTCCTGGAGCGGGCCCGGGAGCGGGACGTCCCGGTGATCTACGTCAACGACAACTTCGGCGAGTGGCGCTCGCACCTCGGGGAGATCATGGAGACCGCGCTCGCGGGACCGCACGCCGATCTCGTCGAACCGGTCCGGCCCGACGACACATCGCTGTTCGTCGTGAAGGCACGGCACTCGATCTTCTACGAGACGCCGCTGAGCCACCTCCTGAACCAGCTGGGCGTCGGGCATGTGGTGCTGTGCGGCCAGCTGACCGAGCAGTGCGTGCTGTACTCCGCGCTCGACGCCCACATCCGGCAGCTGGAGGTGACGATCCCCGAGGACGCGGTCGCCCACATCCACGCCGACCTCGCGGACGCGGCCCTGCGGATGATGGAGCGGAACATGGGCGCGCGGATCGCCTCGGCGGAGACGGCACGTCTGTGA
- a CDS encoding MerR family transcriptional regulator has protein sequence MPPEATLSIGELAASAGTTVKTVRFYSDRGLLPEAPRSGGGHRRYGPGAAARLRTIRALRSLGVSVPEIGRVLDRADGGDGADGPVEGDGGDVLAAVVARRLDDLGTELAALRWREAALRALRDGAPERLAERLELIGAVSVPPSTSALAHYWRRVLPVRLSTRLRRSVTDAAVPQPPADPTPDQVLAFARLHALATAATDHCLVSHRPVTAVHPDLLYDGLHEAHRLVEAALRTGRDPGPGEALDCYVAAHARAADTRDSPAFRRVLTVRLAAADHPVMARYWQLAGELTPGPTLGGADAWLREALTASTTAA, from the coding sequence TTGCCACCGGAAGCCACCCTGAGCATCGGCGAACTCGCCGCGTCGGCCGGCACCACGGTCAAGACCGTCCGCTTCTACTCCGACCGCGGCCTGCTGCCCGAAGCCCCGCGCAGCGGCGGCGGTCACCGCCGGTACGGCCCCGGGGCGGCGGCCCGGCTGCGCACGATCCGCGCCCTGCGCTCGCTCGGCGTGTCCGTCCCCGAGATCGGGCGGGTCCTCGACCGCGCGGACGGCGGTGACGGCGCGGACGGGCCGGTCGAGGGCGACGGTGGTGACGTCCTGGCTGCCGTCGTGGCACGCCGGCTGGACGACCTGGGCACCGAACTCGCCGCCCTGCGCTGGCGCGAGGCCGCACTGCGGGCGCTGCGGGACGGCGCCCCGGAGAGGCTCGCGGAGCGCCTCGAACTGATCGGGGCGGTCAGCGTCCCGCCCAGCACCTCCGCCCTCGCCCACTACTGGCGGCGCGTACTGCCGGTCCGCCTCTCCACCCGCCTGCGCAGGTCCGTCACCGACGCGGCCGTCCCGCAGCCCCCGGCGGACCCGACCCCGGACCAGGTGCTGGCCTTCGCCCGCCTCCACGCCCTGGCGACGGCCGCCACCGACCACTGCCTGGTCTCCCACCGGCCCGTCACGGCCGTCCACCCGGACCTGCTCTACGACGGGCTGCACGAGGCGCACCGGCTGGTGGAGGCCGCCCTGCGGACCGGCCGGGACCCCGGTCCCGGCGAGGCGCTGGACTGCTACGTCGCCGCCCACGCCCGCGCCGCGGACACCCGTGACAGTCCCGCCTTCCGCCGCGTCCTCACCGTCCGTCTCGCCGCGGCGGACCACCCGGTGATGGCCCGCTACTGGCAGCTGGCGGGGGAGCTGACCCCCGGCCCGACCCTGGGCGGCGCCGACGCCTGGCTCCGTGAGGCACTGACCGCGAGCACGACGGCGGCCTGA
- a CDS encoding VOC family protein, whose protein sequence is MAIATYCLVALDCPDPPALAEFYAGILGGEVRRDSDDWYDLHAPGGHRISFQRAPGHRPPHWPDADGSQQLHLDFTVPDIDAAQEQVLALGATPLDLDDKDGSRGFRVYADPAGHPFCLVTD, encoded by the coding sequence ATGGCCATCGCCACGTACTGCCTCGTAGCACTCGACTGCCCGGACCCGCCCGCCCTCGCGGAGTTCTACGCGGGCATCCTGGGCGGCGAGGTCCGGCGGGACAGCGACGACTGGTACGACCTCCACGCACCCGGCGGCCACCGCATCTCCTTCCAGCGGGCCCCCGGCCACCGCCCGCCGCACTGGCCGGACGCGGACGGCTCCCAGCAGCTGCACCTCGACTTCACGGTGCCGGACATCGACGCGGCCCAGGAGCAGGTGCTGGCCCTCGGAGCCACCCCGCTCGACCTGGACGACAAGGACGGCAGCCGGGGCTTCCGGGTGTACGCGGACCCGGCGGGCCACCCCTTCTGCCTCGTCACGGACTGA
- a CDS encoding VOC family protein has translation MVHVLSSRTLLRPADPERSRVFYGEKLGLPVYREFGTGPERGTVYFLGGGFLEVSGRGGEPPSPAVRLWLQVADARAAYEELVAAGVEVRRPPVKEPWGLIEMWLADPDGTEIVITEVPADHPLRYRP, from the coding sequence ATGGTGCACGTACTGAGCAGCCGGACCTTGCTCCGCCCCGCCGACCCCGAGCGTTCCCGTGTCTTCTACGGCGAGAAGCTGGGGCTGCCCGTCTACCGCGAGTTCGGTACGGGCCCCGAGCGCGGCACCGTCTACTTCCTGGGCGGCGGCTTCCTCGAGGTCTCGGGCCGCGGCGGGGAACCGCCCTCCCCGGCCGTCAGGCTGTGGCTCCAGGTGGCCGACGCGAGGGCGGCGTACGAGGAGCTCGTGGCCGCGGGCGTCGAGGTGCGCCGGCCTCCGGTGAAGGAGCCGTGGGGGCTCATCGAGATGTGGCTCGCGGACCCGGACGGGACGGAGATCGTCATCACCGAGGTCCCGGCGGACCATCCCCTGCGGTACCGCCCCTGA
- a CDS encoding alpha/beta hydrolase: MSTFILVSGPFTDGRVWSEVAERLRESGAGAHPVTPSRQPGADLETHVEDVIRLIDLLRQRAPREELVLVGHGYGIHPVLGAADRRAERIARIVHLDAGMPQDGDAALALVPDPSAHELLSAQGDSGPLPPPAPAQWERWGSTEGLSAHQLDLLSRLAAPQPRRTLTQPLRLTGAAAAVPSSGILCTAGGTTLELVEALVRTGPPQFRKLADPRVGFFELATGHWPMLSCPDELAGVLIRAAAGEGRRLTVPEGEPPFLGSFLLDVPQRPRVRIGRVDLHLPEPGDAGGPRPAVLFVHGGPVPADLVPAPRDTPFYLGYARLAASLGAVGAVVEHRLHGVTDYAQAADDVTEALEILRADPRVDARRIGLWIFSGAGPLAADWLGAPPPWLRCLALTYPILAPLPGWGAVGPRFRPVDALRADGAAPPPLVLTRAGLETPLIAATVARFTAAARETKAPLEVVDVPNGRHGFELHGPTDESREAVSRAVRTVVARLDGAGVSP; the protein is encoded by the coding sequence ATGTCCACGTTCATCCTGGTCTCCGGCCCGTTCACCGACGGACGCGTCTGGAGCGAAGTGGCCGAGCGGTTGCGGGAATCGGGCGCCGGAGCGCATCCGGTGACGCCGAGCCGGCAGCCCGGGGCCGACCTGGAGACGCATGTCGAGGACGTAATCCGCCTGATCGACCTTCTCCGGCAGCGGGCGCCGCGGGAGGAGTTGGTGCTGGTGGGCCACGGCTACGGCATCCACCCCGTGCTGGGCGCGGCGGACCGCCGCGCGGAGCGGATCGCGCGGATCGTGCACCTGGACGCCGGGATGCCGCAGGACGGCGATGCGGCGCTGGCCCTGGTGCCGGACCCGTCGGCGCACGAACTGCTGAGCGCCCAGGGGGATTCCGGTCCGCTCCCGCCACCAGCTCCGGCGCAGTGGGAGCGGTGGGGCAGCACGGAAGGTCTGTCCGCGCACCAGCTCGACCTGCTGAGCCGGCTGGCGGCCCCGCAGCCCCGGCGCACGCTGACGCAGCCCTTGCGGCTGACCGGCGCTGCCGCGGCCGTGCCGAGCAGCGGCATCCTGTGCACGGCGGGCGGGACGACCCTCGAACTGGTCGAGGCGCTGGTGCGCACCGGTCCGCCGCAGTTCCGGAAGCTGGCCGATCCGCGGGTGGGCTTCTTCGAACTGGCCACCGGCCACTGGCCGATGCTCTCCTGCCCGGACGAACTGGCCGGGGTGCTGATCCGCGCGGCCGCGGGCGAGGGGCGGCGGCTGACCGTGCCCGAGGGCGAGCCGCCGTTCCTCGGCTCCTTCCTGCTCGACGTCCCGCAGCGGCCACGGGTACGGATCGGACGGGTGGACCTGCACCTGCCGGAACCGGGGGACGCGGGAGGGCCGCGGCCCGCCGTGCTGTTCGTGCACGGCGGGCCGGTGCCGGCCGACCTCGTCCCGGCGCCGCGCGACACGCCGTTCTACCTCGGTTACGCCCGCCTCGCGGCGAGCCTGGGCGCGGTGGGCGCCGTCGTGGAGCACCGCCTGCACGGCGTCACCGACTACGCGCAGGCGGCGGACGACGTGACCGAGGCCCTCGAAATCCTGCGGGCCGACCCCCGGGTGGACGCCCGGCGCATCGGTCTGTGGATCTTCTCCGGCGCCGGTCCGCTCGCCGCGGACTGGCTCGGCGCCCCGCCCCCGTGGCTGCGCTGCCTCGCCCTCACCTACCCGATCCTGGCCCCGCTGCCCGGCTGGGGCGCGGTCGGCCCCCGCTTCCGTCCGGTGGACGCCCTGCGCGCCGACGGCGCGGCACCGCCACCGCTCGTGCTCACGCGGGCAGGGCTGGAGACACCCCTGATCGCCGCCACGGTGGCGCGGTTCACCGCTGCCGCGCGGGAGACGAAGGCCCCGCTCGAGGTCGTCGACGTACCGAACGGCCGGCACGGCTTCGAGCTCCACGGACCGACGGACGAGTCGCGCGAGGCGGTGTCCCGGGCCGTGCGTACGGTGGTGGCCCGTCTGGACGGGGCGGGTGTCAGTCCGTGA
- a CDS encoding GNAT family N-acetyltransferase: protein MHTAAPEGLTFRDAVDSDVDALVALIESAYRGDSSRAGWTTEADILQGQRTDPEGVLAVVESPDSRLLTVEREGAVVACCQLEHRGTYAYFGMFAVSPALQGAGLGKVIIAEAEQLARATWGVTEMHMTVISVREDLIAWYERRGYRRTGEMTPFPYGDERFGVPQRADLQFELLVKPLA, encoded by the coding sequence ATGCACACCGCCGCCCCCGAGGGACTGACCTTCCGCGACGCCGTCGACTCCGACGTGGACGCCCTGGTCGCACTGATCGAGTCGGCCTACCGCGGGGACTCCAGCCGCGCCGGCTGGACCACCGAGGCGGACATCCTGCAAGGGCAGCGGACGGACCCGGAGGGCGTCCTCGCGGTCGTCGAGTCTCCTGACAGCCGCCTGCTGACCGTCGAGCGCGAGGGCGCGGTGGTCGCCTGCTGCCAGCTCGAACACCGTGGCACGTACGCCTACTTCGGCATGTTCGCGGTGAGCCCCGCGCTCCAGGGGGCGGGCCTGGGCAAGGTGATCATCGCGGAGGCCGAGCAGCTGGCCCGGGCGACCTGGGGCGTCACGGAGATGCACATGACCGTGATCTCCGTGCGCGAGGACCTCATCGCCTGGTACGAGCGGCGCGGCTACCGCCGTACGGGAGAGATGACCCCCTTCCCGTACGGCGACGAGCGGTTCGGCGTCCCGCAGCGCGCCGACCTGCAGTTCGAGCTCCTGGTCAAGCCGCTCGCATAG
- a CDS encoding LLM class F420-dependent oxidoreductase, translated as MVQIGYTMMTEQAGPRELVQHVVAAEKAGFDFSVTSDHYFPWLTEQGHAPYAWSVLGAAAQATSTIPLMTYVTCPTTRYHPAVVAQKAATMQLLAEGRFRLGLGSGENLNEHVVGGGWPAAHVRLDMLEEAVGIIRALFGGGNVNHHGTYFDVENARLFDLPDEPPAIGVAVSGERSCALAGRLADLVIATEPKAELIDSFDRHGGGGKPRVGQLPICFDTDRDAAVARAHEQFRWSLGGWPVNSELPGPAGFDTATRYVRPEDVAEGIPCGDDVDAVVEAVRPYVEAGFTEVALVQIGGDRQYPFMEWAEKELLPELRNL; from the coding sequence ATGGTGCAGATCGGATACACGATGATGACCGAGCAGGCCGGACCCCGTGAGCTCGTACAGCACGTGGTGGCCGCCGAGAAGGCCGGCTTCGACTTCTCGGTGACGTCCGACCACTACTTCCCCTGGCTGACGGAACAGGGACACGCGCCGTACGCGTGGAGCGTCCTGGGCGCCGCCGCGCAGGCCACCTCCACGATCCCGCTCATGACGTACGTGACCTGTCCGACGACCCGCTACCACCCGGCGGTCGTCGCCCAGAAGGCCGCGACCATGCAACTGCTCGCCGAGGGCCGCTTCAGGCTCGGGCTCGGTTCGGGGGAGAACCTCAACGAGCACGTGGTCGGCGGCGGCTGGCCCGCCGCGCACGTACGCCTCGACATGCTCGAGGAGGCCGTCGGGATCATCCGCGCGCTCTTCGGGGGCGGGAACGTGAACCACCACGGCACGTACTTCGACGTGGAGAACGCCCGGCTCTTCGACCTGCCGGACGAGCCGCCCGCCATCGGTGTCGCCGTCTCCGGCGAGCGCTCCTGCGCCCTCGCCGGCCGGCTGGCCGACCTGGTGATCGCCACCGAGCCGAAGGCCGAGCTGATCGACTCCTTCGACCGGCACGGCGGCGGCGGCAAGCCCAGGGTGGGGCAGCTGCCGATCTGCTTCGACACGGACAGGGACGCCGCCGTCGCGCGGGCCCACGAGCAGTTCCGCTGGTCGCTCGGCGGCTGGCCGGTCAACTCCGAACTCCCGGGTCCGGCGGGCTTCGACACGGCCACGCGGTACGTCCGTCCCGAGGACGTCGCCGAGGGCATCCCGTGCGGCGACGACGTGGACGCAGTCGTCGAAGCCGTCCGCCCCTACGTCGAGGCGGGCTTCACCGAGGTCGCCCTGGTCCAGATCGGCGGCGACCGGCAGTACCCCTTCATGGAGTGGGCCGAGAAGGAACTGCTGCCCGAACTGAGGAATCTGTGA